Proteins found in one Panicum hallii strain FIL2 chromosome 4, PHallii_v3.1, whole genome shotgun sequence genomic segment:
- the LOC112891149 gene encoding protein PECTIC ARABINOGALACTAN SYNTHESIS-RELATED-like has product MAELRYATAAAAATRASSSPSKRDADAASASSPLVASPRVGGGKDGPRPHQRWSLPPPVRSLLALEDPRSPAASTSYRILVAAIACFALAALFSAPSVWSRLNAPYLCRKEGIRLHCPRVSERDSLWENPHAAATSWKPCAERRSDEISDLVPENEASGFIFIHAEGGLNQQRIAICNAVAIAKIMNATLILPVLKQDQIWKDQTKFEDIFDVDHFIKYLKDDVRIVRDIPDWFTEKEELFTSIKRTVKNIPKYASAQFYIDNVLPRIREKKIMSIKPFVDRLGYDNVPMEINRLRCRVNYHALKFLPHIEEMADKLATRMRNRTVNLNPYMALHLRFEKGMVGLSFCDFAGTREEKAMMASYRQQQWPRRYKNGSHLWPLALKKRKEGRCPLEPGEIGVILRAMGYTKETQIYVASGQVYGGNTRMAPLRNMFPNLVSKEDLASKEEMEPFKKHVTSLAALDFLVCLKSDVFVMTHGGNFAKLIIGYRRYMGRHRLKSIKPDKGLMSKFFGDPYMPWATFVENVMITHQTRTGLPEPTFPHYDLWENPLTPCMCRA; this is encoded by the exons atGGCCGAGCTGCGGTACgccacggcagcggcggcggcgacccgcgCCTCCAGCTCCCCGTCCAAGCGCGACGCCGACGCCGCGTCCGCGTCCTCGCCCTTGGTCGCCTCCCcccgcgtcggcggcggcaaggACGGGCCCCGCCCCCACCAGAGGTGGTCACTCCCGCCCCCCGTCCGCTCCCTCCTCGCGCTCGAGGACCCCAGGtcgcccgccgcctccacctcctacCGGATCCTGGTCGCCGCAATCGCCTGTTTCGCCCTCGCCGCGCTCTTCTCCGCCCCTTCTGTCTGGTCACGCCTC AACGCGCCGTACCTGTGCCGCAAGGAGGGGATTCGGCTCCACTGCCCTCGG GTGAGCGAGCGGGACTCTCTGTGGGAGAATCCTCATGCAGCAGCCACTTCCTGGAAGCCGTGTGCTGAGCGTCGTAGTGACGAGATCTCAG ATCTTGTGCCAGAGAACGAAGCCTCTGGGTTTATATTTATTCATGCTGAGGGTGGTTTAAACCAGCAACGTATAGCT ATATGTAATGCTGTTGCAATTGCTAAGATAATGAACGCCACACTTATTCTGCCAGTGCTGAAGCAGGATCAAATATGGAAAGATCAAAC GAAATTCGAAGACATCTTTGATGTAGATCATTTTATAAAGTATTTGAAGGATGATGTACGCATTGTGCGAGATATTCCTGACTGGTTCACAGAAAAGGAGGAGCTTTTCACCAGTATAAA GCGCACTGTGAAAAATATCCCCAAGTATGCATCAGCACAATTTTACATTGACAATGTGCTTCCAAGGATCAGAGAAAAAAAGATAATGTCCATCAAGCCGTTCGTTGATAGGCTAGG GTATGATAATGTCCCAATGGAGATTAACCGGCTCAGGTGCCGAGTTAATTATCATGCTTTGAAGTTTCTACCTCACATTGAAGAAATGGCTGACAAGCTAGCAACAAGGATGAGGAACCGAACAGTCAATTTAAATCCGTACAT GGCTCTTCACCTGCGTTTTGAGAAAGGAATGGTGGGGCTTTCCTTTTGTGATTTTGCTGGAACTAGAGAGGAGAAAGCTATGATGGCTAGTTATAGACAGCAACAATGGCCAAGGCGGTACAAG AATGGATCTCATCTATGGCCATTAGCACTtaagaagagaaaagaaggcCGCTGCCCACTCGAACCTGGGGAAATAGGAGTTATTTTGCGTGCTATGGGGTATACAAAGGAAACTCAGATATATGTTGCATCGGGGCAGGTATATGGTGGAAACACTCGAATGGCACCCTTGAGGAATATGTTCCCCAATCTG GTTAGCAAAGAAGATCTTGCAAGCAAGGAGGAGATGGAGCCTTTCAAGAAGCATGTAACCAGCCTTGCTGCGCTGGACTTCCTGGTATGCCTGAAGTCAGACGTGTTTGTCATGACCCACGGCGGCAATTTTGCCAAGCTGATCATCGGCTACCGCCGCTACATGGGGCGCCACCGTCTCAAGTCTATCAAGCCAGACAAGGGGCTCATGTCCAAGTTCTTTGGTGACCCTTACATGCCATGGGCGACTTTCGTGGAGAATGTGATGATCACCCATCAGACACGGACCGGCCTCCCTGAGCCCACTTTCCCACACTATGACCTTTGGGAAAATCCCCTCACCCCTTGCATGTGTAGAGCTTAA